The genomic region GGCAGTTCTCCCGTGTCCGGCGGCGTGTCCGTGCGTACCTTCAACCGCAATTTCGAAGGACGCAGCGGCACGCGCGATGCGCAGGTCTATCTCGTCAGCCCGGTCACGGCGGCTCAGTGCGCCCTGAACGGACGTTTCACCGATCCGGCGACCTGGGGTGAAGCTCCGGCCCATCCCGATTTTCCCGCCCATATTCCGGGCGGCCGTCATCATTTCCTTTTCCCCGCCGAAACGGAAGAGGAGAGAGCGGGGGTGGAAATCCTGCGCGGCCCGAACATCGTGGCGCTGGAAACCTTCGAGCCTCTGCCCGACACGCTTTCCGGCGAGGTGACGCTCAAGGTGGGCGACGGCATCACCACCGACCACATCATGCCTGCGGGAGCGGAAATCACCGCCCTGCGTTCCAACGTGCCCGCCATCGCACGCTATGTGTTCAGCCGTACGGACGAAGGCTTCGTAGCCCGTCAGGACAGGGTGAAGGCTGCGGGCGTCGCCGGCATCATCGTCGCCGGGGAAAACTACGGTCAGGGTTCCAGCCGGGAACACGCCGCTCTGGCTCCCCGTCATCTGGGCGTGCGGGCCGTGCTTGCCAAGTCGTTTGCACGCATACACAGGGCCAATCTCATCAATTTCGGCATTCTTCCGCTCATCTTTACGGATGGAGCGGATTATGAACGTATAGCGACGGGTTCCGCCGTGCGTCTGGATGTTTCTTCCATGACGGCGGGCGGCGAGGCCGTGCTGTCCATCGAGGGTGCGGGCGAAGTGACCGTGCGCAACGACCTTTCCGAAAAGGAATGGGCCGTGCTGCGGGCAGGCGGACTGCTCAACGCCGTCCGTGCCCGCCGGGCCGGGTAGCGTACCGGTTCCGGTCGGCTTTGGGAACATCAACAACACAGCAAGCAAGGAGTCGTCATGCTGGACGGCATCAGAGCCAATGCCCAGTCGCTGGGCGTAAAACTGGCTTTCGGCATCATTATCGTGGTTTTCGTTTTCTGGGGCGTCGGGTCCTACACCGGCCCCAAGGGGCTTGTGGCCTCCGTTAACGGCAAGAACATCACCGAGGTGGAATTCCAGCGGGCCTACGCCATGATGGAAGACAACCTGCGCCGTTCCATTCCCAACCTGACGCAGGAAATGCTGGAAAGCTTCCAGCTGGAGCAGCGCGTGCTTCAGTCCCTCATTCAGGAAAAGCTCATTGAGGACGAGGCGGAACGCGCCGGGCTGACCATCAGCGCCTATGAGCTGCGCGCCCTGCTGGAACAGCTTCCCTATTTCCAGAAGGACGGCAGGTTCGACGCCGAAGTCTACAAGGAAGTGCTCAGCAAGAACCACATTACTCCCCGCCAGTTTGAAACCGATCAGGCGAAGTCCATGCTGCCCGCCAAGCTTCAGCGTCTGGTGACGGCCGGGGCCTATGTCTCCCCCGCCGCGGTGAAGGCCATCTTCGACTATGCCGCCGAACGCCGCCGCGTGGACTACATCCTGTTCCCGGCTTCGGCCCACATGGACAAAGCCGCTCCCTCGGAAGAGGAAATCGTGAAGACCTATGAAGCGCAGAGCGCGAGCTTCACGGTTCCGCCCAGCGTGAATGTGGAATTCATCCGTCTGGACCCCGCGGCCATGGGCGATCCTTCCTCCGTGACCGAGGAAGAACTGCGCGCCGCCTACGACGCCCGCATTGCCCAGTACACCGAACAGGAACAGATTCAGGCCCGCCACATTCTCATCCGTGTTCCTGCCAACGCTCCCGAAGCCGAAGTGAAGAAGGCGGAAGAGCAGATCCGTTCTCTGGAAGCGCGTATCCGCGGCGGCGAAGATTTTGCCGAGCTGGCCAAACAGTTCGGTCAGGACGGAACCGCCCCGCAGGGCGGCGATCTCGGCTGGTTTGCCGCCGGGCAGATGGTGCCGGAATTTTCCAAGGCCGCCTTTGCTCTGAAGGACGGCGAAGTTTCCGCCCCCGTGCGCACGCAGTTCGGCTTCCATCTTATTAAGAAGGAAGGCCATAAGGAAGCCGTGACGCACGGCTTCGACGAAGTGAAGGATGCCCTGCGCGCCGACCTCGCCACCGAGGCCGCCTCTCACGGGCTTGATGAAAAGGCCGACCTCGTGCTCGCGCAGGCTCTTGCCGGAAAGAGCATGGCGGAAGCGGCTGCCGCCGCCGGTTCCAAGGCCGTGAAGGCCGAGAGCACCGGCATCATTTCCGCCGAAGAGCTGGGCGGAAAGCTCAATATCCGCGATGTGGACGTGCAGAACATCATGGCCGCCGCTGCGGGTACGGTGCTGGATTCCCCCGTGGCCTCCGGCAATTCCCTGATGGTGCTCAAGGTGCTGGAAAGCAAGCCCCAGAGCGTGAAGCCTCTTGAAGAGGTGCGTCCGCTCATCGTGGAATTCCTTACCGGTCAGAAGGCTGCGGAAATGGCCATGGACGAAGCCCGCAAGGCCCGCGCCGCCTTCCAGAACGGCAAGCCCGGCGAAGGCGTCGCCGTCAAGACCAGCGAACCTTTCGGCCGCGACGGCAACATTGCCGATCTCATCGCCGATCCTGCGCTTGCCCGGGCCGCCTTCCAGGTTCCCGCCGTGAACGACGTCTGGCTCAACGAACCCTACCGTGTGCAGGACGGTGCGGTTCTTGCCCGTGTGTCCGCCATCGAATCGCCCTCCGAAGAGGAATGGAAGCAGGCGGAACCCCAGATGCTGGAACGCCTTGCCGCCGACAGAGCCGGAGTGGCCTATCAGATTTATCTGACGCAGCTCGGTTCCCAGGCCACCATCAAGATGTACAACTCTCCGCTTCTTTCCCGGAAGAGCGATTAAAGGCCGCGGTTCCTTCCCGTGAAGGAACCAGGCGCAGGCGTAATGCCATGAAGCCGGAGCGCGAAGGCGCTCCGGCTTTTTCTTACGGAAGGGCTTTTCACCGGGCTGGGGAAGGGCGGAATATCATGCGTTTTACGCGGAAAGAGAGCCTGCCTTTGCGCGGCGTCTCTTGACATTATTTCTGTTTTGGCAGTAACGTAATTCTGCTTATGCCTCTGCGGCGTGAGCTTTGGTTTCGTGTAAAGACCAGGAGGAGGTCAACCCTATGAAGAAGCTGCTGACGTTCGGCTCCGCCGCTCTGATAGTCGCCGCTTTGGCTCTGCCGGCCGGCGCCGCGCAGTTCGCACATATCCCTGCCGGGCCCATTAAAATGGAACTGACCGAAAAGCCCGTGTATTTCGATCATAATATCCATACCACGCAGGACTGCACGGCCTGCCATGCGAGCATGCCCGCCCACTTCCCCCCGCTGGCCGTCGATACGGAGAAGCAGTGCGCCGTATGCCATCACAAGGTGGCCGGAACCACCCCGAAGTTCAAGTGCGGCACCGCAGGCTGCCACAACCCCGAAGACAAGCAGGCCGAGCGCAGCTACTTCAAGATCGTGCATGACCGCGAAATCTTCGGCAAGGGCCATGTCGCCGATTCCTGCCTCGGCTGCCATACCGAAGTGGCGAAGACCCGTCCTGAAAAGAAGCAGGCTCTCACCGGCTGCGCCGGTTCCGCCTGCCATCCCAAGCAGAAGTAAGCCTTTTCCCGGTATTGCCCCGCCTTTTGAGGGGCGGGGCAAGCCGTGGGCAGCTTATCTGTCTTCGTGTATTACGCCCCCGGAAGGGGGCTTTTTTTGCCCCTTAGGCAAGGCTTGCCTTTTGTCGGCAGTTGTATATCTTTGAGCCACATTTTTCTGTTACCGCCAAGAGGGGATCATGGAAGAAAAAGCGTTTTCTTCGGAGCAGCCTGAAGAGGTCATTGAGCTTTTGGATATCGTGGGGCGGTCCGCCGGAGAAGACTCCGGGAACGTGACTCGGGAGGACGCCCCCCGGCCTCAGGCAGCCGGAGAAGAAGCCGTGTGCGCCGAGCCTGCGGGTGAGGAAGTCCTTGATCTGGAAGAGAGCATGGAAAGCCCCGTGCAGAGCGGGGCTGTTCTGCCGGAAACCGACGGAGAGGCGGAAGAGCGGGACGAGCCTTCGCAGCAGGAGCTTTCCCCCGTCGCGCAGCAGGAGGTTCCCGCCGAGGCGCCTGCCGTCCCCGGAGAAGGGGAGGGTGATCTTCGCGCGGCCTTTGAGGAGCGCCTGCGCACGCTGGAGGAAAATCATCGCAGCGCCGTTCTTGCGCTGGAAGCGCGCCTTGCCGCCGCGGAAAAGACCTGTGCGGAGCTTGCGGAAAACGTGGAAAGTCTGAGCCAGCAGCTTGCCCAGGCCGGGGCCATGTTTCTGGAAGATGCCTCCGTTCGCCTCAATATGGAAGAAATGGTCAGTCACATGCTCGATGCGCGCCTGCCTGCGCTCCCGGAACAGGAAGAGGAGAATTCCTCCCGGGAAGAGGCTCTTGCCGCCCGCGTGGACGAGCTTGAGCGCCGTATGGACGAAGGGCAGGCCCGCAGCGACCAGATGGCCGCCCTTGCCGCAGCGAAGGTCATCCGCGAAGAGATAGCCGCCATGAAGGCGGCGGGCGTTCCCTCCGGGAACTGAGCATATTTCCGGCCGCATTTGCGACCGTGAGCCTTCCTCCGGGGAAGGCTCGGTATTCCCTTGTGTCGAGCGCAGGGCGTCCTGCGCCGAAAATCCATCTGGAGTTTTTCGTTTCATGAGTTCTTTTGTTACAGGCCAGATCATCGAGGCTCGCTGCACGCGCTGCAAGGATGTGACCGGCCATGTCGTCATGGCATGTCTCGACGGTATGCCCGTGAAGGTGGAGTGCCGCGCCTGCGGCAGCGTACATAAATATGTCGCCCCCG from Mailhella massiliensis harbors:
- a CDS encoding cytochrome c3 family protein; protein product: MKKLLTFGSAALIVAALALPAGAAQFAHIPAGPIKMELTEKPVYFDHNIHTTQDCTACHASMPAHFPPLAVDTEKQCAVCHHKVAGTTPKFKCGTAGCHNPEDKQAERSYFKIVHDREIFGKGHVADSCLGCHTEVAKTRPEKKQALTGCAGSACHPKQK
- a CDS encoding SurA N-terminal domain-containing protein encodes the protein MLDGIRANAQSLGVKLAFGIIIVVFVFWGVGSYTGPKGLVASVNGKNITEVEFQRAYAMMEDNLRRSIPNLTQEMLESFQLEQRVLQSLIQEKLIEDEAERAGLTISAYELRALLEQLPYFQKDGRFDAEVYKEVLSKNHITPRQFETDQAKSMLPAKLQRLVTAGAYVSPAAVKAIFDYAAERRRVDYILFPASAHMDKAAPSEEEIVKTYEAQSASFTVPPSVNVEFIRLDPAAMGDPSSVTEEELRAAYDARIAQYTEQEQIQARHILIRVPANAPEAEVKKAEEQIRSLEARIRGGEDFAELAKQFGQDGTAPQGGDLGWFAAGQMVPEFSKAAFALKDGEVSAPVRTQFGFHLIKKEGHKEAVTHGFDEVKDALRADLATEAASHGLDEKADLVLAQALAGKSMAEAAAAAGSKAVKAESTGIISAEELGGKLNIRDVDVQNIMAAAAGTVLDSPVASGNSLMVLKVLESKPQSVKPLEEVRPLIVEFLTGQKAAEMAMDEARKARAAFQNGKPGEGVAVKTSEPFGRDGNIADLIADPALARAAFQVPAVNDVWLNEPYRVQDGAVLARVSAIESPSEEEWKQAEPQMLERLAADRAGVAYQIYLTQLGSQATIKMYNSPLLSRKSD